The nucleotide sequence GCTACGCGGCGGCCCAGCTGAGACTGGACCCCCAGGTGGCCGCGGCGAGCGCGGGCGGCAGGCACTCGCAGATGACGAGGGCGATCCTGCGCGGCTACGACCTCACCGAGCCGGACCGGACGCACGCCGTCCGGCTCCTCGGCAGCGTCTTCCACGGCTACGTCAGCCTGGAGTCGGCGGGCGGCTTCAGCCACAGCGCCCCCGACTCGCAGCAGAGCTGGGACCGCATCCTCGACGCCCTCGACGCCCTGCTGCGCAACTGGCCGACCTCTGCCCCCAGTTGACCGCCGGGCGCCCACGCCACCAACCGCCGGACAATCCACCCCACCGATCGTCAGGTTGAGCCATGCCCACGAATTCCTCGGTACCCACGAACCCCTCGGTCCCCACAAACCCTTCGGTCCCCCACTGGATCACCATCCCCCTCACCGCCGACCTCCTGCGCGGCGCCCTGGAGTTGGAGCGCACCGAGCACGGAGTGCTGCCCCACCGGCTGCCGGCCCGGGCCCGCGCCCAGTGCGCCGACCCGCAGCTGGCCGTGGTCGAGTCGCAGCCCTCCGGCGTACGACTGGTCTTCCGCACCCGCGCCACCGCCGTCGAACTGGACGCCCTGCGCACCAAGCGGACCTATGTGGGCGCCCCGCCCCGCCCGGACGGCCTGTACGACCTCCTCGTCGACGGCCGGCTGACCGCCAGGGCGAGCGTGCCGGACGGCAACACCATCACCGTCGACATGACCGACGGAACGTCGGAGCACCGCCCGGGCCCGCCCGGCACCGTGACCTTCACGGACCTCCCCGCCGGCCTCAAGACGATCGAGATCTGGCTCCCGCACAACGAGACCACCGAACTCGTCGCCCTGCGCACCGACGCCCCCGTCGAGCCCGCCCCGGATCCGGGCCGCAGGGTCTGGCTGCACCACGGCAGCTCGATCAGCCACGGCTCCGACGCCGCCGGTCCCACCGAGATCTGGCCCGCCCACGCCGCGTCCCTGGGCGGCGTCGAGCTGATCAACCTGGGCCTCGGCGGCAGCGCCCTCCTGGACCTCTTCACCGCCCGCGCCATGCGGGACACCCCCGCCGACCTGATCAGCGTCAAGATCGGCATCAACCTCGTGAACCACGACGTGATGCGGCTGCGCGCCTTCACCTCCGCCGTCCACGGCTTCCTCGACACGATCCGTGACGGCCACCCCACCGCCCCGCTCCTCGTCGTCTCCCCGATCCTCTGCCCCATCCACGAGGACACCCCCGGCCCCAGCGCCCCCGACCTCACCGGCCTCGCCGAGGGCCGCCTCCGCTTCAAAGCCATGGGCGACCCGGACGACCCCACCCCCGGCAAGCTGACCCTCCGAGTCATCCGCGACGAACTCTCGGCGATCGTGGCCCAGCGCTCTCCCGAAGACCCCAACCTCCACTACCTCGACGGCCTCGCCCTCTACGGCGAGTCCGAGGCCACCACCCTCCCGCTCCCGGACGACCTGCACCCGGACGCCGAGACCCACCTTCAGATCGGCAGGCGTTTCGCGGAGCTGGCCTTTGAAGGAGAGGGTGCCTTCACCCCGTAAGGGGCGCGGGGCTGTTGCGATGTGCGGCTCCGCTCGCCTGGGCCCGACCAGCCCCACACAACCGCATGCGGACAACCCACCTCGGACCGTTCCTAAAGACTGAGCGGGAGTGAGTCCTGTTGCCAGAAATCATGCTCAGCCGAACGCCCCGGACGGTGCTGGGCGTTCTGGTTGCCCGCGTTCGCTCCGCGTCCGGGCGGCACGGATCGTGTCCGTGGTCCGGGAATGCGGGGGCGGGTTCCCTCACGCCCAAGGACGCCTGGCCCGGCCTGGACGGTCCGATGCCCCGCACGATCGCTCTGGTCGTGTGGGGGCGGTGCCGTCCGTCGCCGGATCGGGTGTCCCTGGGCGCGCCTTCCGATCGCCACGGCAGCTGCCTCGTGGCGAGTGGTTGTGCGGGTTGTGGTGGTGAGGGGTTTCTGCCAGTGCTGGGCACCCCACCGGCTGGTGTAGGCCGGATCGACGGCGATGACCGAGATCCCCGTCTGATCGGCCATCGAAGCCAGCCGGGCACGGAGCTTGCCAGTGGGCATGCCGGAGATGAGCCGGCGGAAGCGTGTGCGGCGGCCGTGTTTCTCTCGGGTCTTCTCCGCGGCGAAGTCCAGGTCCTCCACCGCGATCGCCTTCACACCACAGTCGCGGGCCCAGTGCAGCAGTCGGGTGAGGGCGTGGCGGACCTGGGCGTCGCGGTGGTCGGCGGTGCCGGTCAGGTCGTAGAAGAAGCGGCGCGGGCTGCCGGTGGGGTTGCCATGGGTGTCCAGGCGCCAGGCGGCAAGGTGGTCGGCGTTCATGTCGACGCCGATCACCCCATGGGCGAGCGCGGCCTCCAGCGGGAGGGCGGGGGTGGGCGTGAGCTGCCAGGACGCGGTCAGGTACCAGCGGTCCCGGCCGGTATCGAGGTGGATGCGGTAGGCGATGGCCCGGTTGGCCGCGACGCGGTCGGCCCACTCGCCGCCCCGGTGCGCGAACGCGACCCGGCACGCCAGGACATAGCGGCCGTGCGGGGCGTTCGCCAAATGCGCCAGCGGCGCGGGGAGTTTGATGCTCGCCTCGCCGTCGGGGCTGATGCGGATGGTCTCGTTGCCGTAGCGCTTGCCGGACTCCCCGTCCGCCTGGCAGAACCAGCGCTCCGCCTCCCACCGCCCCCGCCACTGCGACTCCGTGAGCTGGGCCCCCTCCAGGTGGTGCCGGGTACGGGCCAGACGCTTGCCACCGCGCACGACGTGCACGATGCCGGCCTCACGGTCGGCCCGCGCGACCGTCAGCCGGTCCTCAAGCACCCGCAGCCGCCGCGACTTCGCGTGCCACTCCCGCCGGGACCGGTAACCCCCAGGCGCCTTCTTCGTCCCCTTCTGCCCGACCGGCAGGGACAACCGGTCCTCGATGGTGCGGACACCGGCTTCCAGGTTCTGGATGTGCGCGAGCTGGCAGCGCCGGGCCAGCGCCCACTGGTCGTGCGTGGCCTTGGTGATGCTGCCCGCCCACCGTGACGACGACAGCGGCGTCAGCTCCCGCTTACGCACCGCCCACGTCTCACCGGAATGCGACAGGCCGTCCCGGCACCGTGTCCTGAGGTCCTTCGAGGCCAGCGACCCCAGATGCGCGCCCACCAGACGCAGCACCTTCTCATCACCGGGCGTCAGCTGCTTCAGGCGGGTCCGAACAGCCACACCGCTCGGACCGGACGCGACGAGCGGCGACGCGATGCTCCTCAGCCCACCCACCCCGTCACCCCCGCCCGATGCCACCCGAAGACCCCGTCGCCCTGGGAAACGAGCAGCACTCATGAAGGTCACGCATTCGACGGAGGAACGTCAGTTCACCACCGAGAACCGACCCCACGGCCGAGGTACACGAAACGACACAGCCCACCCACACTCACTCCCGCCCACCAGAACGCTCTTGAACGCACTCCAACGCCAGCAGTTCCAAACCCCCTTCAGTAAAGTTCGTCTCATGCGCGATCTAGGGGTGGGTTTCCAGTACCTCGTCCAGGGCCAACGCTGGGTGGCCCGGCACGGGAAGCAGTACGGCTTCGGCCTGATCCCAGGCCTGATCACACTCGTCCTCTACCTCGGCGCCCTGGTGGCACTCGCCGTCTGGGGCCCGGACTTCGTCACCTGGGCCACCCCCTTCGCGGACGACTGGTCCAGCCCCTGGCCGGGCCTCTTCCGCGGCTTCCTCACCGCCGTCCTGTTCGCGCTCGCCCTGGCCCTCGCGGTCATCACCTTCACCGCCGTGACCCTCCTCATCGGCCAGCCCTTCTACGAGAACCTCTCGGAGAAGGTCGACCGGGACGTCTCACCGGACGGCTCCGCACCGGAGTCCGACCTGCCGCTGTGGCAGGAGTTGTGGATCTCCGGCCGGGACAGCCTCCGTGTCGTCGGGCGGGCGCTCCTGTGGGCCGTCCTGCTCTTCGGCCTCGGCTTCGTCCCGTTCATCGGCCAGACCGTCGTCCCCGTGGTCGGCTTCTTCGTGACCGGCTTCTTCCTCACCGAGGAACTGACCGCCGTCGCCCTCCAGCGCCGCAGCGTCGAACTCCGCGACCGCCTCGCCCTCCTGCGCTCCCGCAAGATGCTCATCTGGGGCTTCGGCACCCCGCTGGCCCTCTCCTTCCTGGTGCCGTTCGTCGCCGTCTTCCTGATGCCGGGCGCGGTCGCGGGCGCCACCCTCATGGCCCGCGACCTGCTCGGCGAGGAGACGACCGACGAGGACGAGCGGAACCACGCCCCCGTCGGCCACCCGAACCCCATGTTCCGCAAGCCCGAGGTCGGCGCCTGAACCCCGGGCACTGGCACGCCTGACACGGCCCCAGGGGCGGCCCCCTGCCTCAGAGACGTGCAGTACCCCGGGCCGTCCGCTCTCGCGTCCTCGGCGGCGGCACGGATGCCGTCCGTGGCCCGATGGATCACACGGTCGAGCCATTGACCGCCACGGTCACGATCGCCCGCACCTGCGCGATGATGTCCAGCCGGTTGCGTACGAACTCGGGATCGGTGACCGTCCCGGTCGCCGGGTTCGTGTTGCCGGCGCCGAACTGCAGGACGGGCGTGTGCACATGCCCGCCCGGCAGGGAGGCGCCCAGCCCCAGCCGGTCGCGCAGGAGCGTCGCCCGGTAGGCGATCTCGTTGGAGAGGTAGTCGCCGCCGCCTCCGGCCCGCGCGGTCGATCCCGGCGTCGGTCCGTCAGGCCGTACGACCGCCGCCGTGCCGCCCGCCGGGATCTCGGTCACGCTCGTGTTGTCGTACACCGGGAAGCGGCCGGTGTTCGCGGCGATGATGTCCGCGTACGGCAGGGTCGTGGTCGTCCACTGGGGCTGGGTGGCGGGGTCGGTCACCGGGACGGTCCCGGTGCGGCCGATGTTGTCGTTGTCGGCGAAGCCGCCGCGCCAGGCCCCGTTGGTCCGCTCGACGTCGAAACGGCCCACCCGGCCCTGGCTGACGGTCGCGAAGAGGTCCACGCGCGGCAACTGCCGACGGAGGGTGCGCTCGACCGTGCCGTCGGCGAAGTCCTGCCAGCGGACGGGGAAGACGGCCGTCTCGATGCGCGCGGGTCCGTCGGCGGTCCGGATCACCGTTCCGTCGAGGGCGAGGGCCGTGGCCCCGGACGGGTTGGAGATCCGCACGTCCCGGTCCAGCGTGAACGGATCGAACCCGGTGACGAGAATCCGCTTCACGCCCTTGCCGCCCCGGGGATAGCGAAGAGAGTCCTGCCCGCGCGACGACCGCTCCAACTTGCCGAGCAACACGGCTCTCTGACGATCGGACAGTTCGAACTCCGGCTCCCATCCCCGTACTTCCCGCGTCATCCCCAACCGTGCCCAGTACAAGGGCCGGTCGTCGTCCCGGCTCAGATCACCGTCGGCCGACCCCCGCCCCTGCGCCCGGTCCACGGCCCGCGTCCACAACCGCGCACCCTGCCGTACGACGATCCGCTCGGCCTGCGCGTACGACCGCGCCCCGTCCAGCGCCCGCCCGAACCCCGGGGCCACGCTGTCGAATTCGGACCGCCGCAGGATCTCCTGAGGCACCGCCCGGTCGAGCCGCTGTTCCTCGACGGTGAGTGCCGCCGCCGAAGAGGCCGAGAGCGAGGCGGAGGCAGAAGTAGATGCGGAGGCAGAGGCGGAGGTGGGGGCGCAGAGACCGGCCAGCAGGGCTGCCAGTCCGATCGTCGCTCCGCGTGCGCGTGCGCGTGCGGGTGCGGGTGCGGGTGCGCGTCCGCGTAGAGAAGCCGGTCGGGAAGCCGGCGGGCGGGAAGTCAGCAGGGAGATCAAGGGAGTTCGGGTCCTTCCGTCGCTGTCGTGCCGTGGGGGAGTCGCTCCGGACGGCGGCAGTATCGCGTGACGGAAGGGGCGCACGCCATGTTCGCCACCGGTACAAGCCGGTGGAAGCGCGATGTCCGGCCGCACGTCGCGAACGGCCGGCCTCAGCCCACGTCCTCGCCCAGCAACGCCAGGAAGTCCCGGAACGCCCCCGGCATGTCCACGGCCTCCGGGTCCAGCAGCCACTGGTACTGCAGGCCGTCCATCACGGCCACCAGCAGCGGCGCCGCCCGCTCCGGCGTGAGTCCGCTCGGCAGCCGGTCGCCGTACTCGGTGCGCAGCACCTCCGCCATGGCCCCCCGCACCCGCCCGTACCGCTCCGTGAAGAACTCCCGCGCGGGATGCCCTTCGGTGACGCTCTCGCCGAGCAGGGCGGAGAAGGTCTGGACGATGCCGGGCCGCATGGCGTTGTACTCGACGAGGGAGCCCAGCAGGTCGAGCCGCAGCGCGCTGTCGGGCACGGCGTCCCACCGGTCCCGTTCCTCCAGGACGGCGACGAGCAGCGCGTCCTTGGTGGGGAAGTAGTGCAGCAGCCCCTGCTGGGTGAGCCCGACGCGTTCGGCGATCGCGGCCATGCTCGCGCCCCGGTAACCGCGTTCGGCGATCACTTCCAGGGCCGCCAGCACGATCTCCGCGCGCCGCTCCGCACCCCTGACGCCCCGGGTCCTGCTGGTGCCGCTCATGCCGCTCATGCCGTCACCGTATCGGCATCCTGCCCCACCGAGCGGCGCGAAATATAACGTCAAGATAACGAAACCTACCGATCTACAGGTAATGGATGCACGATGGGGAGACAGATCGGACTCGACGAGGAGGCACCGCGATGGCGGCATACCCGGGTACCCACCCCACCCCGGCCGACGAGACGCGCGAAGCGGCCGTGGACAAGGCCCTGGCCAGGCTGGACCTCGACGCCAAGGCGAGGCTCCTCTCCGGCCAGGACATGTGGACCCTGCCCGCCCTCCCCGAGATCGGCCTGGACTCCCTCGTCATGTCCGACGGCCCCATCGGTGTACGCGGGGTGCGCTGGACCGCCGACGACCCGTCCGTCGCGCTGCCCTCGCCGACCGCCCTCGCCGCCACCTGGGACCCCGAACTCGCCCGCCGGGCAGGCGTGCTGCTGGCCCAGGAGGCCCGCCGCAAGGGCGTCCACGTCCTCCTCGCCCCCACGGTCAACCTGCACCGCTCCCCGCTGGGCGGCCGCCACTTCGAGGCGTACAGCGAGGACCCGTACCTCACGGGCGAGATCGGTTCGGGCTATGTGACCGGTGTGCAGTCCGGCGGAGTCGGCACCACGGTCAAGCACTTCGTGGCCAACGACGCCGAGACCGACCGCTTCACGGTGAACAACCTGGTCGGTGAACGCGCCCTGCGCGAGCTGTACCTGGCACCCTTCGAGGCGATCGTGGCGAACGCCCACCCCTGGGGCATCATGACCGCCTACAACACGGTCAACGGCACCACGATGACCGAGCACCGCTACCTCGTGAACGAGGTCCTGCGCGGCGAGTGGGGCTTCGACGGCTACAACGTCTCCGACTGGATGGCCGCCCGTTCCACGGCCGGCGCCCTCACCGGCGGCCTCGACGTGGCCATGCCCGGCCCGGTCACCGTCTACGGCGAGGCCCTGGCGACCGCCGTCCGCGCGGGTGAGGTCGAGGAGGCCGAGGTCGACGAGGCGGTCCGCCGGGTCCTGCGTCTGGCCGCCCGCGTCGGCATCCTGGAGGGCGCCGACCCGGTGGTCACCGAACTCCCCGCCCCGGTCGACGGTGAGGCCCTGGCCCGCGAGATCGCCCGCCGGTCCTTCGTCCTCGTCCGCAACGAGGTACGGGACGGCAGGGCGACGCTGCCCCTGAAACCCGGCGCCACGGTCGCGCTCATCGGCGCCGCGGCCCGCGACGCCCGCATCCTCGGCGGCGGCTCCGCCACGGTCTTCCCCTCCCGCGTCGTCTCCCCCCTCGATGGCCTCACCACCGCCCTCCCCGAGGGCGCGCTGACGTACGCCGTCGGCGCGGACCCCAACGAGGAACTCGCCGTCGCCGACAAGGGATTCGCCCTCCGGGCCGTCTGCCGCGACACCACCGGCACGGTCCTCGGCACCGGCTCCGCCCCCAACGGCCAGATCCAGTGGATGGGTTCGGACCTCCCCGACGGCGTCACCCATGCCACCCTGCACACCGTCGAGCTGACCGGCACCTTCACCCCGCGCGAGACCGGCACGCACACCTTCGGCATCAAGGGCCTGGGCGCCTTCACCCTCACCGTCGACGGCACGACCCACTTCGACGACGTCCAGACCACCGACACGGACGACCCCTTCGTGTCGTTCTTCGGCGCACCCGTCCCCCAGGCCCAGGTCGAACTGACGGCGGGCACCCCCGTCGACATCTCCCTCACCCACGTCGTGGCGCTCCCAGCCGACGCCCCCTTCAAGGTCATCACCTTCGCCCTCTGCCACCAGGACCCGCAGGCCGACCCCGACGACCTGATCGCCGAGGCCGTCGAGGCCGCCCGCGCCGCCGACACGGCCGTCGTCGTGGTCGCCACCACCGACCGCGTCGAGTCCGAGGGCTTCGACCGCAAGGATCTCGACCTCCCCGGCCGCCAGGACGACCTGGTCCGCGCGGTGGCCGCCGCCAACCCCGACACCGTCGTGGTCATCAACTCCGGCTCCCCGGTGGAACTCCCGTGGCGCGACGACGTCGCCGCTGTCCTCCTCACCTGGTTCCCCGGCCAGGAGGGCGGCGCCGCCCTCGCCGACGTCCTCACCGGCACCCACGAGCCCGGCGGCCGCCTCCCCACCACCTGGGGCTCCCTCCCGGACGCCCCCGTCACCCGGGTCGCCCCGACCTCCGGTGAACTCCCCTACGACGAGGATGTCTTCATCGGCTACCGAGCCTGGGACAAGCACACCGCGACCCCCTCGTACCCCTTCGGTCACGGCCTGGGCTACACCGACTGGACGTACGAGTCCATCGAGGTGACGGGCACGACGGCGACGGTACGAGTCCGCAACACGGGCACACGCGAAGGCCGAGAGACCATCCAGCTCTACCTGGCCCCCACGACCCCGGACGACAACCGCCCGACCCGCTGGCTGGCAGGTTTCGCGACGGTGGCGGCGGCCCCCGGCGAGACGGCGGAGGCGGTCATCCACCTCCCGCGCCGAGCCTTCGAGATCTGGGACGAGACGGCCAACTCATGGGCATACGTGAAGGGTTCGTACGAGGTGGAGGCGGGCCGCTCGATCGAGGACCGCCGCGTTACCGCGACGATCGAGGCATAGCGACCGGCGGCTCCGCCAGGGGTGCGGGGGCCGTGTCGATGTGCGGCTCCGCAGCGTGGGCGCGACCAGCCCCCACGCCCCCGCACGCACCCGCCCCCCACTCGCCCCCGCCCCCGCACCCGCACCCGCACCCGAAGAACCTACGAACGCACCCCGAACCCATACACCGTCTCCGACCGGTAAACCGCCCCCGGCCGCAGCTCCGTACTCGGAAACCGCGGCCGGTTCGGCGAATCAGGGAAGTGCTGCGTCTCCAACGCGATCCCGTCCCCGGGCCCGAACGCGCCCTCCAGATGATCCGCCGTATAGAGCTGCGTCCCCGGCTCGGTCGTGGCCACCCTCAACACCCGCCCCGACCCCGCCTCCCACAGCTCGGCCACCACCTCCGCGCTCCCCGTGACCCCCTTGTCGAGCACGAAGTTGTGGTCGTACCCACTCCCCACCTTCCGAGCCACCCGGAAGTCGAACCGGGTCCCCTCCACCTCCGCCGGTTCACCTGTCGGAATCAGATCCGCGTCCACCGGCGTGACCCGCGACGCGGCGATCCACAGCTCGTGCCCACCCGCACTCCCGGTGCCGGCCCCCGCCAGATTCCAGTACGAGTGGTTGGTGAGGTTCACGACGGTCGGCGCGTCGGTGACCGCCTCGTACGCGATCCGCAGCGCACTCCCGTCCTCCTCCAGCGTGTACGTGACGGAGACCTCCAGCCGCCCCGGAAAGCCCTCTTCCCCGTCCGGACTCACCCGCGACAGCCGTACTCCGGGCGCGCCCTCGACGCCCTCCGCCTCCCACACGCGCTTGTCAAAGCCGAGCGGGCCACCGTGCAACGAGTTCGGCGGGTTGTTGCGCGCCAGCTCGTACGCCTGCCCGTCGAGGGTGAACCGCCCCCCGGCGATCCGGTTGGCGTACCGGCCGATGAGCGCCCCGAAGAACGGCCCCTGGTGGCGGAGGTACCCGTCGAGGTCGGCGAACCCCAACACCACGTCCGCCGACCGCCCATGACGGTCCGGAACCTCCACCGACTGCACGATCCCGCCGTACGTCAGGATCCGCACCCGGGTGCCGCCCCGCTCCAGCGTCCAGCGGTGAACGGGCGTGCCGTCGGAAAGTGTGCCGAAAAGTTCACTCATGAGCGAAACCCTAGGCCACGGCAGAACCCCAGGTCACGCGCCCTTCCTGCTGATGATCCGGTACGCGATCTCCGCCAGCCGGGCCTGCCCGTCCACGCTCGGATGGAACCAGTCCCACTGGCTGAGCTGGGTCTGCCCGAAGCGGTAGTCGAAGACGGCGTCCCCGTCGTACCGGCAGTAGCGGTCCTCGGCGCACACCTCGCGCAGGATGTCGTTGTACTCCTCCACCCGGTCCTGGACGGCGTCGCGCCGCTGGCCGGCCGCCGTGGTGAGGAGGTCGGGGTCGGCCAGCATGGACGGGCAGATACCCAGCTTCCAGACCTGCTTGCCGACCGGGTTCGTACGGCCCTTGGACCACAGCCGCTTCAGGTCCGGCACGCTCGCCACGAACACCTGCGTCCTGGGCAGGCTGTCCCGCAGGGAGGTCATCGCGTCCTCGAAGTCGGCGCGGAAGTCGGCGAGCGGGGTCATGTCGGCGGCGGTCGCACGGCACGCGTCGTTCGCGCCGATCATCACCGTGACCAGTTCCGGCTTACGGGACACCGCCCGGGCCACCTGGCTCGGCAGGTCGGCCATCCGGGCCCCGGTCACCGCGTAGTTCCAGCTCCGCTGTGCAGCTCCGGCCGTGCCCAGCAGCCGTACGGCGAGACTGTCGACCGAGGCGTCGCTGCCGGTCGCCCAGGACACCTCGGGGCAGTCGGAGAGCACCTGGCACGCGTCGAAGCCGCGGGTGATGGAGTCGCCGACGGCGGCCAGCGACTCGGGGGTGCTGTCCCAGGCGGGGGTGGGCGATGCGGAGGGACTGGCCTTCGACTCCGTCCCCTTCGGGCCGGGGGAGTCGCCACCGGTGGCGTCACAGCCGGTCACGGCCAGCAGGACCGCCGCCAAGGCCGCGCCGAACACCGCCCTCGAACGGTGACGTCGCTTCCGCATTCCCTGGTCCCCTCGTCGGTCCTACACGTGCAAGTTCCCACCCATGACAACGCGCGAGAGTTCCCGACACGAGGAGACCAGCTGAGAAGGGCGACGAGGACGGTGATGAGAGCGGCGATGAGAGGGGCCACGAGGACGGTGATGAGAACGGTGCGGCGGAAGGCGCAACTGTTTCGTCCCGCACAGGCGTCCCCTCAGGTGGCTGTGTCTTCCCGGGGACAACCCCGTACCCCCGCCCGGGGGTCCGGCACGCGTCCCGCCGGGTGAAACAGCGCCGCATCCTGGCGTTGGCTCCGACGGTACGTCACACTCCTTGCCCCACCGCACGGTAGCCTCGCCACGTGGCCGCTCCGCCACTGCCGATCCGTCGAATCGCAAACTGTCCTGCTCTGTGGAGGCCCCCGGTGACGACACGTGGAGTCCTGTACGTGCACTCCGCGCCGCGTGCGCTGTGCCCGCACGTCGAGTGGGCCGTCGCGGGTGTTCTCGGGACGCGTGTGAACCTCGACTGGATCCGGCAGCCGGCCGCCCCGGGCACCTGGCGCTCCGAGTTCTCCTGGCAGGGCGAGGCCGGTACCGCCTCCAAGCTCGCGTCCGCGCTGCGCGGCTGGCAACTCCTCCGCTTCGAGGTCACCGCCGAGCCCTGCGCCACCGCCGAGGGCGAGCGCTACAGCTGCACCCCCGACCTCGGCATCTTCCACGCCGTCACCGGCATCCACGGCGACATCCTCATCCCCGAGGACCGCCTCCGGGCCGCCCTGACCCGCTCCCAGCGCGGCGAGACCGACCTGGAGGCCGAGATCGCCAAACTCCTCGGCAAGCCCTGGGACGACGAGTTGGAGCCGTTCCGCCACGCGGGAGAGGGCGCCCCGGTCCGCTGGCTGCACCAGGTGGTGTAGAGGACCGCGCGACCAGCGTCCACAAGCCCGCCCCGACGTACGAACAGCTGCGGCCCGAACCCCTGAAAGGGATCCGGGCCGCACTCGCGTCAGCGATCAAACGCTCCTGAACGCCAGCACCACGTTGTGCCCGCCGAACCCGAACGAGTCGTTGAGGGCGGCGATGCGGCCCTCCACCGGCAGCTTGCGGGCCTCACCCCGCACGATGTCGGCGTTGGCCTCGGCCTCGGGGTCGAGGTTGTTCACATTGATCGTCGGCGGAGCCACCCGGTGGTACAGCGCGAGCACCGTCGCCACCGTCTCCACCCCACCGGCACCGCCGAGCAGATGCCCGGTCATGGACTTCGTCGCGGACACCGCGAAGTGGTCGGTGTCGTCACCGAACACCTTCCGCAGCGCCTTCAGTTCGGCGATGTCACCGGCCGGCGTCGACGTCCCGTGCGCGTTGACGTGCACGATCTCCGCCGGGTCCAGGTCGGTGTTCTCCATCAGGTGCTTCAGGGCCTGCGCGATACCCCGCCCCTCCGGCTCCGGCTGCACGATGTCGTGGCCGTCGGCGGAGATGCCCTGGCCCACGGCCTCGGCGTAGACCCGGGCACCCCGCGCCGTCGCGTGCTCGGCCGACTCCAGGACGACGACACCGGCACCCTCGCCGAGGACGAAGCCGTCACGGCCGGTGTCGTACGGACGGGAGGCGCCCTGCGGGTCCTCGTTGTTCTTGGACATCGCCATCATGTTGCCGAACGCGGCGATCGGCAGCGGGTGGATGGCGGCCTCGGTGCCACCGGCGATCACGACGTCGGCGCGGCCGGTGCGGATCATCTCGATGGCGTAGCCGATGGCCTCGGCGCCCGACGCGCAGGCGGAGACCGGGGTGTGCACACCGGCGCGCGCGCCGACGTACAGACCGACGTTGGCGGACGGGCCGTTGGGCATCAGCATGGGGACGGTGTGCGGGGAGACGCGGCGTACGCCCTTCTCCTTCAGCACGTCGTACTGGTCGAGCAGTGTCGTCACACCGCCGATACCGGAGGCGATGACCGCGCCGACGCGGTCCGCGTCGACGGTGCCCTCGTCGGCCGAGGTCTCCGTGTAACCGGCGTCGGCCCATGCCTCCTTGGCCGCGATCAGCGCGAACTGCGCCGAGCGGTCCAGACGGCGGGCCTGCGGCCTGGGAATGACCTCGGACGGCTCCACGGCGATCTGCGCGGCGATACGGACCGCCTGGTCGGCGGCCCACTCCTGCTCCA is from Streptomyces sp. NBC_01314 and encodes:
- a CDS encoding GDSL-type esterase/lipase family protein translates to MPTNSSVPTNPSVPTNPSVPHWITIPLTADLLRGALELERTEHGVLPHRLPARARAQCADPQLAVVESQPSGVRLVFRTRATAVELDALRTKRTYVGAPPRPDGLYDLLVDGRLTARASVPDGNTITVDMTDGTSEHRPGPPGTVTFTDLPAGLKTIEIWLPHNETTELVALRTDAPVEPAPDPGRRVWLHHGSSISHGSDAAGPTEIWPAHAASLGGVELINLGLGGSALLDLFTARAMRDTPADLISVKIGINLVNHDVMRLRAFTSAVHGFLDTIRDGHPTAPLLVVSPILCPIHEDTPGPSAPDLTGLAEGRLRFKAMGDPDDPTPGKLTLRVIRDELSAIVAQRSPEDPNLHYLDGLALYGESEATTLPLPDDLHPDAETHLQIGRRFAELAFEGEGAFTP
- a CDS encoding pyroglutamyl peptidase, yielding MGLAALLAGLCAPTSASASASTSASASLSASSAAALTVEEQRLDRAVPQEILRRSEFDSVAPGFGRALDGARSYAQAERIVVRQGARLWTRAVDRAQGRGSADGDLSRDDDRPLYWARLGMTREVRGWEPEFELSDRQRAVLLGKLERSSRGQDSLRYPRGGKGVKRILVTGFDPFTLDRDVRISNPSGATALALDGTVIRTADGPARIETAVFPVRWQDFADGTVERTLRRQLPRVDLFATVSQGRVGRFDVERTNGAWRGGFADNDNIGRTGTVPVTDPATQPQWTTTTLPYADIIAANTGRFPVYDNTSVTEIPAGGTAAVVRPDGPTPGSTARAGGGGDYLSNEIAYRATLLRDRLGLGASLPGGHVHTPVLQFGAGNTNPATGTVTDPEFVRNRLDIIAQVRAIVTVAVNGSTV
- a CDS encoding EI24 domain-containing protein — its product is MRDLGVGFQYLVQGQRWVARHGKQYGFGLIPGLITLVLYLGALVALAVWGPDFVTWATPFADDWSSPWPGLFRGFLTAVLFALALALAVITFTAVTLLIGQPFYENLSEKVDRDVSPDGSAPESDLPLWQELWISGRDSLRVVGRALLWAVLLFGLGFVPFIGQTVVPVVGFFVTGFFLTEELTAVALQRRSVELRDRLALLRSRKMLIWGFGTPLALSFLVPFVAVFLMPGAVAGATLMARDLLGEETTDEDERNHAPVGHPNPMFRKPEVGA
- a CDS encoding TetR/AcrR family transcriptional regulator — translated: MSGMSGTSRTRGVRGAERRAEIVLAALEVIAERGYRGASMAAIAERVGLTQQGLLHYFPTKDALLVAVLEERDRWDAVPDSALRLDLLGSLVEYNAMRPGIVQTFSALLGESVTEGHPAREFFTERYGRVRGAMAEVLRTEYGDRLPSGLTPERAAPLLVAVMDGLQYQWLLDPEAVDMPGAFRDFLALLGEDVG
- a CDS encoding IS200/IS605 family accessory protein TnpB-related protein, with the translated sequence MGGLRSIASPLVASGPSGVAVRTRLKQLTPGDEKVLRLVGAHLGSLASKDLRTRCRDGLSHSGETWAVRKRELTPLSSSRWAGSITKATHDQWALARRCQLAHIQNLEAGVRTIEDRLSLPVGQKGTKKAPGGYRSRREWHAKSRRLRVLEDRLTVARADREAGIVHVVRGGKRLARTRHHLEGAQLTESQWRGRWEAERWFCQADGESGKRYGNETIRISPDGEASIKLPAPLAHLANAPHGRYVLACRVAFAHRGGEWADRVAANRAIAYRIHLDTGRDRWYLTASWQLTPTPALPLEAALAHGVIGVDMNADHLAAWRLDTHGNPTGSPRRFFYDLTGTADHRDAQVRHALTRLLHWARDCGVKAIAVEDLDFAAEKTREKHGRRTRFRRLISGMPTGKLRARLASMADQTGISVIAVDPAYTSRWGAQHWQKPLTTTTRTTTRHEAAAVAIGRRAQGHPIRRRTAPPPHDQSDRAGHRTVQAGPGVLGREGTRPRIPGPRTRSVPPGRGANAGNQNAQHRPGRSAEHDFWQQDSLPLSL